The following proteins come from a genomic window of Pyxidicoccus sp. MSG2:
- a CDS encoding HEAT repeat domain-containing protein: protein MPDLDPAMVRLLDEDVAVRREAVGEVGTSTLPGRYALRQALLTDEDAEVRATAAQRLGGTRDTRFVQALLDALADPMPLVRDRAWRALARLGAQALLPHAVRAVREEPVWWVRRAVVRASASVAGSGALDVLLGALEDPFWRVRHAAVQSLAWIGTGNPAVQQRVRQAAEGATQGPMRSAVAWLETAWNAAPSPQAAEHVGDAPEQNEPPRTERLESPGNEDPAVTTARLEATPASALAARELVEWLGDPHEPLRLLARRRLRERKDLDALLLAMRWLDEPRVPHAAEEARSLLERLDLEDVELASRVLTAPPRPGAVAWASRVAVREGHSELLERVRLLLRHPEPALRRAALSGLVYDPDSLDDVLAALEDPDERVRAEVIAAWERRPPARSTAEAFALALARFAPRAATPRERRAVAVAAMFLEEPELLIHTSHDEDPAVRAVALRALASLDLLTETERQEAEEHEDPWIRSAVLDADSALRVCAEDPDPTLRRTALELLLPLGRRLAARPDWADHGLSTTALACSQSSDAWMRARAAELLSPTRGHDDLRALLRLSLDTTPMVRAAAASILEPCATLDTLLDDLLHGPTRERDEALRTSAWTWRLRLADASAFEHLRAALLGDKEPERVVSHLQALTLVFPDELIASEPALARHRPSRPAQPRTAPAPRPAVPLHTSSRPLGRTGLTVSPLVLSGAHLTSPEPFFEAREAGLNTFFWEPRYTALTTFLRSGRNLRDGLVIVAGSYSSGAAALRRDVETALRRLRTPWLDVFLLFWVRSPERLNAEDFAALERLRTEGKVRTFGFSTHLRDLARDALRQHPWPVVMTRHSAAHPGAEGTFLPEARARGTGVLTFTATCYGRLLQPAPGTPPDAPLPTAVDCYRYTLSQPGVSASLTAPRSRRELLHNLDVLSRPYMEPDALPAMRVHGERVRARSRQLDALVRRAPGGPRDALLALLEEDGPPDAGDLPSS from the coding sequence ATGCCCGACCTGGACCCGGCCATGGTGCGGTTGCTCGACGAGGACGTCGCGGTTCGGCGCGAGGCGGTGGGAGAGGTCGGCACCTCCACGCTCCCGGGACGCTACGCCCTGCGGCAGGCCCTGCTCACGGACGAGGACGCGGAGGTGCGCGCCACGGCCGCACAACGGCTCGGTGGGACGCGGGATACGCGCTTCGTGCAGGCCCTGCTCGATGCGCTCGCGGACCCGATGCCGCTGGTCAGGGACAGGGCATGGCGCGCGCTGGCACGGCTGGGGGCACAGGCGCTGCTGCCGCATGCGGTGCGCGCGGTGCGGGAAGAGCCCGTGTGGTGGGTGCGCCGGGCGGTGGTGCGGGCGTCTGCTTCCGTCGCGGGCTCGGGTGCTCTGGACGTGCTGCTCGGCGCGCTGGAGGACCCGTTCTGGCGCGTGCGCCATGCGGCGGTGCAGTCGCTGGCGTGGATTGGGACAGGCAACCCGGCCGTGCAGCAGCGCGTGCGGCAAGCGGCGGAGGGCGCCACGCAAGGGCCGATGCGCTCCGCGGTGGCGTGGCTCGAGACGGCGTGGAATGCGGCGCCTTCGCCCCAGGCAGCGGAGCACGTCGGGGATGCGCCGGAGCAGAACGAGCCCCCGCGCACGGAGCGTCTCGAATCCCCCGGCAACGAAGACCCGGCGGTGACGACGGCGCGACTGGAGGCCACTCCCGCCTCGGCGCTCGCTGCTCGCGAACTGGTGGAGTGGCTGGGCGACCCGCATGAGCCGCTGCGACTCCTCGCGCGGCGGCGCCTCCGTGAGCGGAAGGACTTGGACGCCCTGCTCCTCGCGATGCGCTGGCTGGACGAGCCTCGCGTGCCGCATGCGGCGGAGGAGGCCCGCTCGCTGCTCGAACGCCTCGACTTGGAGGACGTCGAGCTCGCATCCCGTGTCCTCACCGCGCCGCCCCGCCCGGGCGCGGTGGCCTGGGCCTCGCGCGTCGCGGTGCGCGAAGGGCACTCCGAATTGCTGGAGCGCGTGCGCCTCCTGCTGCGTCACCCCGAGCCCGCCCTGCGGCGTGCGGCGCTCTCCGGCCTCGTCTACGACCCCGACAGTCTCGACGACGTGCTCGCCGCGCTCGAAGACCCGGACGAGCGCGTGCGCGCGGAGGTCATCGCCGCCTGGGAGCGCAGGCCCCCGGCACGCTCCACCGCCGAGGCCTTCGCACTGGCACTGGCGCGCTTCGCACCCCGCGCCGCCACCCCTCGCGAGCGGCGCGCCGTGGCGGTGGCGGCCATGTTCCTGGAGGAGCCCGAGCTGCTCATCCACACCTCACACGACGAGGACCCGGCCGTGCGCGCCGTGGCTCTGCGTGCCCTCGCGTCGCTCGACCTGCTCACGGAGACAGAGCGCCAGGAGGCCGAGGAGCACGAGGACCCATGGATTCGCTCCGCGGTGCTGGACGCGGACTCCGCGCTCCGGGTCTGCGCGGAGGACCCGGACCCCACGCTGCGCCGGACCGCGCTCGAATTGCTGCTCCCCCTGGGCCGTCGGCTCGCGGCCAGGCCAGACTGGGCAGACCACGGCTTGAGCACGACCGCCCTCGCCTGCTCGCAGTCCTCCGACGCGTGGATGCGCGCCCGCGCCGCCGAGCTGCTCTCCCCCACCCGTGGCCACGATGACCTGCGCGCCCTGCTGCGCCTGTCGCTCGACACCACGCCCATGGTCCGCGCGGCGGCGGCCTCCATCCTGGAGCCGTGCGCCACGCTCGACACGCTCCTCGACGACCTCCTTCACGGCCCCACGCGGGAGCGGGATGAAGCCCTGCGCACCTCCGCCTGGACCTGGCGCCTGCGCCTCGCGGACGCCTCCGCCTTCGAGCACCTCCGCGCTGCCCTCCTCGGCGACAAAGAGCCCGAGCGCGTCGTCTCCCACCTCCAAGCCCTCACCCTCGTCTTCCCCGACGAGCTCATCGCCTCCGAGCCCGCCCTCGCGCGCCACCGTCCCTCGCGCCCCGCACAGCCGCGCACCGCTCCCGCACCGCGCCCCGCCGTGCCGCTCCACACCTCCTCGCGCCCCCTCGGCCGCACGGGCCTCACCGTCTCACCGCTCGTCCTCTCCGGTGCGCACCTCACCTCGCCCGAGCCCTTCTTCGAGGCACGTGAAGCCGGCCTCAACACCTTCTTCTGGGAGCCGCGCTACACCGCGCTCACCACGTTCCTCCGCAGTGGCCGCAACCTGCGCGACGGGCTCGTCATCGTCGCCGGCAGCTACTCCTCGGGCGCCGCCGCCCTCCGCCGCGACGTGGAAACCGCGCTCCGCCGCCTGCGCACCCCGTGGCTCGACGTCTTCCTCCTCTTCTGGGTGCGCTCCCCCGAGCGCCTCAACGCGGAGGACTTCGCCGCCCTCGAACGACTGCGCACCGAGGGCAAGGTCCGCACCTTCGGCTTCTCCACGCACCTGCGAGACCTGGCCCGCGACGCCCTCCGCCAGCACCCCTGGCCCGTGGTGATGACCCGCCACAGCGCCGCGCACCCCGGCGCGGAAGGAACATTCCTTCCGGAAGCCCGGGCCCGCGGCACCGGCGTGCTCACCTTCACCGCCACCTGCTACGGCCGCCTCCTCCAGCCCGCCCCCGGCACTCCACCGGACGCGCCGCTGCCCACGGCCGTGGACTGCTACCGCTACACCCTCTCGCAGCCCGGCGTCAGCGCGTCCCTCACCGCGCCGCGCAGCCGCCGCGAGCTGCTCCACAACCTGGACGTGCTCTCCCGCCCGTACATGGAACCGGACGCCCTGCCCGCCATGCGCGTCCACGGCGAGCGCGTGCGTGCCCGGAGCCGCCAGCTCGACGCGCTCGTCCGCCGCGCGCCGGGTGGGCCGCGTGACGCCCTGCTCGCGCTGCTCGAGGAGGACGGCCCTCCTGACGCGGGTGACCTTCCCTCCTCCTGA
- a CDS encoding reverse transcriptase family protein encodes MDLVGLILELKPLLADPESNFDRIVALLERHQGLAEYEVARFYVSRSWLEPVSRRLKSVDPRERLQAVRLIPLLFARASAAGQLRRRVKDPDSRVAAHARAAVRRLGLADVSPPDTRADPPRHPSATSVGGWNPTGWNFGLYPSMNPPVKRKAALTAALPVLKSRADVAKLVGVPVAELDALMRPGSEAGSGYVEFDVPKRSGGVRRLCAPRAKLKAVQRAILDKLLAHLPTHPAVHGFVPGRSTVTNATPHVGSTVVVRVDLEDFFPTVHYRRVKGLFEAHGYGDEVASVLAGLTTWRPRLPDGTVAWPGVLPQGAPTSPAIANLVCRRMDARLTALAKKADATYTRYADDLTFSFQRPPEKPGRFLWWVNAILQQEGFAENAAKRRVMRQGGRQRVTGLTVNQQVSIPREERRRFKAILANCRQHGVESQARGRPDFPQWLTGYAAYVRMVHPELGERWQREVKELLAR; translated from the coding sequence ATGGACCTCGTTGGCCTCATCCTCGAGCTGAAACCCCTGCTGGCCGACCCCGAGTCGAACTTCGACCGCATCGTCGCGCTGCTGGAGCGCCACCAGGGCCTGGCCGAGTACGAGGTCGCCCGCTTCTACGTGAGCCGCTCCTGGCTGGAGCCCGTCTCCCGCCGTCTCAAGAGCGTGGACCCGCGTGAGCGGCTCCAGGCCGTGCGCCTCATCCCCCTGCTCTTCGCCCGCGCCAGCGCCGCCGGACAGCTCCGCCGCCGCGTGAAGGACCCGGACTCGCGCGTGGCCGCGCATGCCCGCGCCGCCGTGCGCCGCCTGGGCCTCGCGGACGTCTCCCCGCCCGACACGCGCGCCGACCCGCCGCGCCACCCCAGCGCCACCTCCGTGGGCGGCTGGAATCCCACCGGCTGGAACTTCGGCCTCTACCCGAGCATGAACCCGCCGGTGAAGCGCAAGGCCGCCCTCACCGCCGCCCTGCCCGTGCTGAAGTCGCGCGCGGACGTGGCGAAGCTCGTGGGCGTGCCGGTGGCGGAGCTGGACGCGCTGATGCGCCCGGGCTCGGAGGCCGGCTCCGGCTACGTGGAGTTCGACGTGCCCAAGCGCTCCGGAGGCGTGCGCCGCCTGTGCGCCCCGCGCGCGAAGCTCAAGGCCGTGCAGCGCGCCATCCTCGACAAGCTCCTCGCGCACCTGCCCACGCACCCCGCCGTGCACGGCTTCGTCCCCGGGCGCTCCACGGTGACGAACGCGACTCCGCACGTGGGCTCCACGGTGGTGGTGCGCGTGGACCTGGAGGACTTCTTCCCCACGGTGCACTACCGCCGCGTGAAGGGCCTCTTCGAGGCGCACGGCTACGGCGACGAGGTGGCCTCCGTGCTCGCCGGCCTCACCACATGGCGCCCCCGGCTGCCGGACGGCACCGTGGCGTGGCCCGGCGTGCTGCCGCAGGGCGCGCCCACGTCGCCCGCCATCGCCAACCTCGTCTGCCGCCGCATGGACGCGCGCCTCACCGCGCTGGCGAAGAAGGCGGACGCCACGTACACGCGCTACGCGGATGACCTGACCTTCTCCTTCCAGAGGCCACCGGAGAAGCCGGGCCGCTTCCTCTGGTGGGTGAACGCCATCCTCCAGCAGGAGGGCTTCGCGGAGAACGCCGCCAAGCGCCGCGTGATGCGCCAGGGCGGACGCCAGCGGGTGACGGGCCTCACCGTCAACCAGCAGGTCTCCATCCCCCGCGAGGAGCGCCGCCGCTTCAAGGCCATCCTCGCCAACTGCCGCCAGCACGGCGTGGAGTCGCAGGCGCGCGGGCGCCCGGACTTCCCCCAGTGGCTGACGGGCTACGCCGCCTACGTGCGCATGGTGCATCCCGAGCTGGGGGAGCGCTGGCAGCGCGAGGTGAAGGAGCTGCTCGCCCGATGA
- a CDS encoding chromosome condensation regulator RCC1, with amino-acid sequence MRKDMNAGARALWGLLLGALLMAGCEREPGPAGDAATPQAPTSTTRASRLVVPQGNLPRLAAGAQHSLYIAPGGTVWAWGGNTAGQLGGGDVSFQHLAAAQVPGLTDVVAVAAGDSHSLALRSDGTVWTWGSNASGQLGDGTLVDRATPKQVLADVVSVAAGEFHSLALRADGTVWTWGINFNGQLGRGSTSSSDAEPKPVPGLTGVVALSAGYDFTVAARNDGTVWAWGANGSGQLGDGTSTQRLVPVKVAGLTGITAVAAGTYHTLALRTDGTVWAWGSNGAGQLGDGSWMDRPTPVQVPGFSDVKAVAAQDSGSLALRKTGTVLAWGYNASGQLGDGTTTERGAPVAVQSLSAVTALAAGAQHAVALRADGTLWGWGGGASGQLGHGGSERHLSAEPVLRLTGVSSLASGSFHSLGLLSDGSVWAWGRNTYGQLGDGTQTERTAAVRVAMSGVVIAVAAASHHSVALRSDGTVWTWGRNASGQLGDGTTNDRAVPAQVPGLTGVVSVAAGGSHVLALRGDGTVWAWGYNALGQLGDGTTVNRPTPVRASGLTGVTAVAAGTYFSMALRSDKTVWTWGEGYEGQLGDGAGVQRTTPVMVAELTGVTAVAAGSAHALVARTDGSVWAWGDNADGQLGDGTWSDRFRPVKVSGLEGVTSVSGGRSHSLALLSDGTLRAWGSNGYGQLGDGTLTSHSLPAAVPGVSGVKSLCPGYLHVLALRQDGTVRAWGYNRFGQLGLGVAGWSPVPVQVRGFGREDRLAAGRAHSLLVRKDGTVLAWGQNASGQLGDGSSVHRAAPVSVPGVPCVRSVSTGQQHTLALACDGTVWAWGANNRGQLGNGTAYVTRSTPAMVDGLSGVVSVAAGGDSSLALRADGSVWGWGSNLTGQLGDGTTTDRSTPLQLKRLGGMVAVTLGETHGLGLSEDGTLWAWGANASGQLGDGTTVNSTVPVRVQGLEGVMSLAAGRAFSLAIRLDGTLWSWGTNPSGQLGDGTNVGHNLPKQVPGLEGVTAVSAGAHHVLAVRNDGTVWAWGDNSLGQLGDGSYTSAGVPKQVPGMADALAVAAGEQYALALLRDGTVRSWGSNEYGQLGEVASGPRLEPVAVKVQGPKIRPPVLDVRAWHQHALVLLADHTVHAWGDNTYGQLGDGSTVSRSSPAEVIGLMDVEAVSSGVYHSLALRSDGTVWAWGGNGFGQLGDGTTSSRQLPVRVEGLSDVKAIAAGSYHSLAVREDGTVWTWGYNAFGQLGDGTAESRLMPVQVEGVEDARLVAGGDHHSLALLDNGTLVGWGYNASGQLGDGTTTTRYSRVSVLALDGVVEVQAGAYHTLARREDGTVWTWGDNGYGQLGTAIGKPRLVPGAVSGVAGVTAIGAGARHSLAVSPEGAVWTWGRNSHGQLGNGDSISHPEPVLVKGLASTRHVSAGSDFSMAMLEDGTVLSWGSNLYGTLGQGVRGTRGSPGTVVMP; translated from the coding sequence ATGCGCAAGGACATGAACGCGGGAGCTCGCGCCCTGTGGGGGCTGCTGCTCGGAGCCCTGCTGATGGCCGGCTGCGAGCGGGAGCCGGGCCCTGCTGGAGACGCCGCCACGCCCCAGGCCCCCACCTCCACAACGCGGGCCTCCCGGCTGGTGGTGCCCCAGGGCAACCTGCCCCGGCTGGCCGCGGGCGCGCAGCACTCGCTCTACATCGCCCCCGGAGGCACGGTGTGGGCGTGGGGCGGCAACACGGCGGGGCAGCTCGGTGGGGGGGACGTCTCCTTCCAGCACCTGGCGGCGGCGCAGGTGCCGGGGCTGACGGACGTGGTGGCGGTGGCGGCGGGGGACTCGCACTCGCTGGCGCTGCGCTCGGACGGGACGGTGTGGACGTGGGGGAGCAACGCCTCCGGGCAGCTGGGCGACGGCACCCTCGTGGACCGCGCCACGCCGAAGCAGGTGCTGGCGGACGTGGTGTCGGTGGCCGCGGGCGAGTTCCACTCGCTGGCGCTGCGCGCGGACGGCACGGTGTGGACGTGGGGCATCAACTTCAATGGCCAGCTCGGCCGAGGCTCCACCTCCAGCAGCGACGCCGAGCCCAAGCCGGTGCCGGGCCTGACGGGAGTGGTGGCGCTGTCCGCCGGCTATGACTTCACCGTGGCGGCGCGCAACGACGGCACGGTGTGGGCCTGGGGCGCCAACGGCTCCGGCCAGCTCGGGGACGGCACCTCCACCCAGCGCCTGGTGCCGGTGAAGGTGGCCGGGCTCACCGGCATCACCGCCGTGGCCGCGGGCACCTACCACACGCTGGCGCTGCGCACGGACGGCACGGTGTGGGCGTGGGGCTCCAACGGCGCCGGCCAGCTCGGGGACGGCTCGTGGATGGACCGGCCCACGCCGGTGCAGGTGCCGGGCTTCTCGGACGTGAAGGCGGTGGCCGCGCAGGACTCCGGCTCGCTGGCGCTGCGCAAGACGGGCACCGTGCTCGCGTGGGGCTACAACGCCTCCGGGCAGCTCGGCGACGGCACCACCACGGAGCGGGGCGCCCCGGTGGCCGTGCAGTCTCTGAGCGCGGTGACGGCCCTGGCGGCGGGGGCGCAGCATGCGGTGGCGCTGCGCGCGGATGGCACGCTGTGGGGCTGGGGCGGCGGTGCGTCCGGCCAGCTCGGCCACGGCGGCTCCGAGCGGCACCTCTCCGCGGAGCCGGTGCTGCGGCTGACCGGGGTGTCATCGCTGGCCTCGGGCAGCTTCCACTCGCTGGGCCTGCTCTCGGACGGCTCGGTGTGGGCGTGGGGGCGCAACACCTATGGCCAGCTGGGGGACGGGACGCAGACGGAGCGCACCGCGGCGGTGCGGGTGGCGATGTCCGGTGTCGTCATCGCCGTGGCCGCGGCGAGCCACCACTCGGTGGCGCTGCGCTCGGACGGGACGGTGTGGACGTGGGGGCGCAACGCCTCCGGGCAGCTCGGCGATGGCACGACGAATGACCGCGCGGTGCCCGCGCAGGTGCCGGGGCTGACGGGCGTGGTGTCGGTGGCCGCGGGCGGCAGCCACGTGCTGGCGCTGCGCGGCGACGGCACGGTGTGGGCCTGGGGCTACAACGCGCTGGGGCAGTTGGGTGACGGCACCACGGTGAACCGGCCCACGCCGGTGCGCGCGTCGGGGCTGACGGGCGTGACGGCGGTGGCGGCCGGCACGTACTTCTCCATGGCGCTGCGCTCGGACAAGACGGTGTGGACGTGGGGCGAGGGCTACGAGGGGCAGTTGGGCGACGGCGCCGGGGTGCAGCGCACGACGCCGGTGATGGTGGCCGAGCTGACGGGCGTGACGGCGGTGGCCGCGGGCTCCGCGCACGCGCTGGTGGCGCGCACGGACGGCTCGGTGTGGGCCTGGGGTGACAACGCCGACGGGCAGCTCGGCGACGGCACGTGGTCGGACCGCTTCCGCCCGGTGAAGGTGTCCGGCCTGGAGGGCGTCACCAGTGTCAGCGGCGGGCGTTCCCACTCGCTGGCCCTGCTGTCCGACGGCACGCTGCGCGCCTGGGGCTCCAATGGCTATGGCCAGTTGGGGGACGGCACGCTGACCTCGCACTCGCTGCCCGCGGCGGTGCCGGGCGTGTCGGGGGTGAAGTCGCTGTGCCCCGGCTACCTGCACGTGCTGGCGCTGCGCCAGGACGGCACGGTGCGCGCGTGGGGCTACAACCGCTTCGGCCAGCTCGGCCTCGGCGTGGCCGGCTGGAGCCCGGTGCCGGTGCAGGTGCGCGGCTTCGGTCGCGAGGACCGGCTGGCGGCCGGCCGCGCTCACTCGCTGCTGGTTCGCAAGGACGGCACGGTGCTCGCGTGGGGGCAGAATGCTTCCGGCCAGCTCGGTGACGGCTCCAGCGTCCACCGCGCGGCGCCCGTCTCCGTGCCCGGGGTGCCCTGCGTCCGCTCCGTCTCCACCGGCCAGCAGCACACGCTGGCGCTGGCGTGTGACGGCACGGTGTGGGCGTGGGGCGCGAACAACCGGGGACAGCTCGGCAACGGCACGGCCTACGTGACGCGCTCCACGCCGGCCATGGTGGATGGCCTGTCGGGCGTGGTGTCCGTCGCGGCGGGCGGGGACTCGTCGCTGGCGCTGCGCGCGGACGGCTCCGTCTGGGGCTGGGGGAGCAACCTCACCGGGCAGCTCGGCGACGGCACCACGACGGACCGCTCCACCCCCCTCCAACTCAAGCGGCTGGGGGGCATGGTGGCGGTGACGCTGGGCGAGACGCACGGCCTGGGCCTGAGCGAGGACGGCACGCTGTGGGCCTGGGGCGCCAATGCCTCCGGGCAGCTCGGTGACGGCACCACCGTCAACAGCACCGTGCCCGTGCGGGTGCAGGGGCTGGAGGGGGTCATGTCCTTGGCGGCGGGGCGGGCCTTCTCGCTGGCCATCCGCCTGGACGGCACCCTGTGGTCGTGGGGGACGAATCCGTCCGGACAGCTCGGCGACGGCACCAACGTCGGCCACAACCTGCCCAAGCAGGTGCCGGGCCTGGAGGGTGTCACCGCCGTGTCCGCGGGCGCGCACCACGTGCTGGCGGTGCGCAACGACGGCACGGTGTGGGCCTGGGGCGACAACAGCCTCGGCCAGCTGGGTGACGGCTCGTACACGTCCGCGGGCGTGCCCAAGCAGGTGCCGGGAATGGCGGACGCCCTGGCCGTGGCCGCGGGCGAGCAATACGCCCTGGCGCTCCTGCGCGACGGCACGGTGCGCTCCTGGGGCAGCAACGAGTACGGCCAGCTGGGAGAGGTGGCCTCGGGCCCGCGCCTGGAGCCGGTGGCGGTGAAGGTGCAGGGGCCCAAAATCCGGCCGCCCGTGCTCGACGTGCGCGCCTGGCACCAGCACGCGCTGGTGCTGCTGGCGGACCACACCGTGCACGCGTGGGGTGACAACACCTACGGCCAGCTGGGCGACGGCAGCACGGTGAGCCGGTCCTCGCCCGCCGAGGTGATTGGGCTGATGGACGTGGAGGCGGTGTCCTCGGGCGTGTACCACTCGCTGGCGCTGCGCTCGGACGGCACGGTGTGGGCGTGGGGCGGCAACGGCTTCGGCCAGCTGGGTGACGGCACCACGTCTTCACGGCAACTGCCGGTACGGGTGGAAGGCCTGTCGGACGTGAAGGCCATCGCCGCGGGCAGCTACCACTCGCTGGCGGTGCGCGAGGACGGCACCGTGTGGACCTGGGGCTACAACGCCTTCGGGCAGCTCGGGGACGGCACCGCCGAGTCGCGCCTGATGCCGGTGCAGGTGGAGGGTGTCGAGGACGCGCGACTCGTCGCGGGCGGAGACCACCACTCGCTGGCGCTGCTCGACAACGGCACGCTGGTGGGCTGGGGCTACAACGCCAGCGGGCAGCTGGGCGACGGCACCACCACCACGCGCTACTCGCGGGTATCGGTGCTGGCGCTGGACGGTGTGGTGGAGGTGCAGGCCGGCGCGTACCACACGCTGGCGCGGCGCGAGGATGGCACGGTGTGGACGTGGGGCGACAACGGCTACGGCCAGCTCGGCACGGCCATCGGCAAGCCCCGCCTGGTGCCAGGGGCCGTCTCGGGCGTGGCGGGCGTGACGGCCATTGGTGCCGGAGCCCGGCACTCGCTCGCCGTGAGTCCGGAGGGCGCCGTCTGGACGTGGGGCCGCAACTCCCATGGCCAGCTCGGCAACGGGGACAGCATCTCCCACCCCGAGCCCGTGCTCGTGAAGGGGCTGGCCTCCACCCGCCACGTGTCCGCCGGCAGCGACTTCTCCATGGCCATGCTGGAGGACGGCACCGTGCTCAGCTGGGGCAGCAACCTCTACGGCACGCTGGGGCAGGGCGTCCGCGGAACCCGCGGCTCCCCCGGCACCGTGGTCATGCCCTGA
- a CDS encoding metallophosphoesterase, with translation MDSPVRFIVFAVVSAVVTLLAHIYLYRRLFVDTSDNPRWRRLGGWVMAALAVPLVLSWSVTRFLPLDATFAVATAVWTWMGAATYLLFAFWVAGGIRRVVGWVARARGRREALTTPPGAGPAMPARAAPMTVAPGAGPVMVGATRRAESLAMATEPRTLPTEAVAPMSVVRAPEPSRPVDVERRRFLARATAGGALLATGGVTGFGMWRAFHEPVVSEVAVRLPGLPRALDGFTIVHLSDIHVGPVIQRRFMEELVARCDALRPDLVCITGDLVDGNVKSLSPAVSALRDLKSRHGTYFITGNHEYYWNAAAWADALERMDIHVLRNRHVRIGDAAASFDLVGVDDWAARNTRQGYDLNAAIAGRDVERASVLLAHQPSNWVEAAKAGMGLQLSGHTHGGQFFPFTLAVSAIWQHDAGHFQEGDRHLYVSRGTGFWGPPLRVGSPPEIVKVTLMA, from the coding sequence ATGGATTCGCCGGTTCGCTTCATCGTCTTCGCCGTCGTGTCAGCCGTCGTCACGCTGCTCGCCCACATCTACCTGTACCGGCGCCTGTTCGTGGATACGTCGGACAACCCCCGGTGGCGTCGGCTGGGCGGGTGGGTGATGGCGGCGCTGGCCGTGCCGCTCGTGCTGTCCTGGTCCGTGACGCGCTTCCTGCCGCTGGACGCCACCTTCGCCGTGGCCACCGCGGTGTGGACGTGGATGGGCGCGGCCACCTACCTGCTGTTCGCCTTCTGGGTGGCGGGGGGCATCCGCCGGGTGGTGGGGTGGGTGGCCCGGGCGCGGGGGCGGAGGGAGGCCCTGACGACGCCGCCGGGGGCGGGTCCGGCGATGCCGGCCCGGGCGGCTCCGATGACGGTGGCGCCAGGGGCGGGTCCGGTGATGGTGGGAGCGACCCGGCGGGCGGAGTCGCTCGCCATGGCGACAGAGCCACGGACCCTCCCCACCGAGGCCGTGGCCCCCATGTCCGTCGTCAGGGCACCGGAGCCCTCCCGGCCCGTGGACGTGGAGCGCCGCCGCTTCCTCGCGCGAGCCACCGCGGGCGGCGCGCTGCTCGCCACGGGCGGCGTCACGGGCTTCGGCATGTGGCGCGCCTTCCACGAGCCGGTGGTGAGCGAGGTGGCGGTGCGCCTGCCCGGCCTGCCCCGCGCGCTGGACGGCTTCACGATTGTGCACCTCAGCGACATCCACGTGGGCCCCGTCATCCAGCGCCGCTTCATGGAGGAATTGGTGGCGCGCTGCGACGCGCTGCGCCCGGACCTCGTGTGCATCACCGGAGACCTGGTGGACGGGAATGTGAAGTCGCTGTCCCCCGCCGTCTCCGCGCTGCGGGACTTGAAGTCACGCCACGGCACGTACTTCATCACCGGCAACCACGAGTACTACTGGAACGCCGCCGCGTGGGCGGACGCGCTGGAGCGCATGGACATCCACGTGCTGCGCAACCGGCACGTGCGCATCGGCGACGCGGCCGCCTCGTTCGACCTGGTGGGCGTGGATGACTGGGCCGCGCGGAACACCCGGCAGGGCTACGACCTGAACGCCGCAATCGCTGGCAGGGATGTGGAGCGCGCCTCCGTGCTGCTCGCGCACCAGCCGTCGAACTGGGTGGAGGCGGCGAAGGCGGGCATGGGACTGCAGCTCTCCGGCCACACGCACGGCGGCCAGTTCTTCCCCTTCACGCTGGCGGTGTCCGCCATCTGGCAACACGACGCGGGCCACTTCCAGGAGGGAGACCGCCATCTCTATGTCAGCCGGGGAACAGGCTTCTGGGGTCCGCCGCTGCGAGTCGGCTCACCGCCGGAGATCGTAAAGGTAACCCTGATGGCATGA
- a CDS encoding TetR/AcrR family transcriptional regulator, translating to MGREPAQREIKQERAARTRVEILEAAITLFSRRGFLATTMADLSRAIRMTPGALYWHFPTKEDLLLAAIEELHQRCVREFNSHLQEARSRPAREQLQSFTERTQEFLRCHREYGIFFAMLAAEAAESNDRVADAIREKLAVYAKVLEGIIRHGQKTGEFRQDVDALHAAHGLFGGYMGVLVHQNLFRATLDYAPLVGALHRLVTDGTQAR from the coding sequence ATGGGTAGGGAACCTGCACAGCGGGAAATCAAACAGGAACGGGCGGCGCGCACGCGGGTGGAAATCCTCGAGGCAGCCATCACCCTGTTCTCCCGCCGCGGCTTCCTCGCCACGACGATGGCGGACCTGTCCCGCGCCATCCGGATGACGCCCGGGGCGCTGTACTGGCACTTCCCCACGAAGGAAGACCTGCTGCTGGCGGCCATCGAAGAGCTGCACCAGCGCTGCGTGCGTGAGTTCAACAGCCACCTCCAGGAGGCCCGGAGCCGCCCGGCCCGGGAGCAGCTCCAGTCCTTCACCGAGCGCACCCAGGAGTTCCTGCGCTGCCACCGCGAGTACGGCATCTTCTTCGCCATGCTGGCGGCCGAGGCGGCGGAGTCGAATGACCGCGTGGCGGACGCCATCCGCGAGAAGCTGGCCGTCTACGCGAAGGTGCTGGAGGGCATCATCCGCCACGGCCAGAAGACGGGCGAGTTCCGCCAGGACGTGGACGCGCTGCACGCGGCCCACGGCCTCTTCGGCGGGTACATGGGCGTGCTGGTGCACCAGAACCTCTTCCGCGCCACGCTGGACTACGCCCCGCTGGTGGGCGCGCTGCACCGCCTGGTGACGGACGGGACGCAGGCGCGGTAG